The following proteins are encoded in a genomic region of Phycisphaerae bacterium:
- a CDS encoding NADH-quinone oxidoreductase subunit J: MSVPLAYISYLVAALVAFGIYVGLPKQGRAPRSGGFILVLAAGAAAMVYLLEALFTALGSDPGQVTFCVLALLGIGSAVRVVTHPKPVYAALYFVAVVITTAAMLILCGAEFLGAALVIVYAGAILVTYVFVIMLSQQSPAMRGRVAAVLDYDRNAREPVWAALCGFMLMAALTGMIAGRNWERFDAAAAEATSVRNTIELGRLLMTDFAVSVELAAVLLMVAMVGAIAIARKRLPRPDEPGDHVVPGHAGRTVEPF, translated from the coding sequence TTGTCCGTCCCGCTTGCATACATCTCGTATCTTGTCGCGGCACTGGTCGCGTTCGGCATTTACGTCGGACTGCCCAAGCAGGGCCGCGCACCGCGCAGCGGCGGCTTCATTCTTGTCTTGGCCGCGGGGGCCGCGGCGATGGTGTACCTGCTCGAAGCGCTGTTCACCGCGCTTGGATCCGATCCCGGCCAGGTTACGTTCTGTGTGCTGGCACTGCTCGGAATCGGGTCGGCTGTCCGCGTCGTGACTCATCCCAAGCCGGTTTACGCGGCGCTGTATTTCGTTGCAGTCGTGATTACGACGGCGGCGATGTTGATCCTCTGCGGCGCGGAATTCCTTGGAGCGGCGCTGGTGATCGTCTATGCCGGTGCGATTCTCGTGACCTATGTTTTCGTCATCATGCTGTCGCAGCAGTCACCGGCGATGCGCGGGCGAGTGGCCGCCGTGCTCGATTACGATCGCAACGCTCGCGAGCCGGTCTGGGCCGCGCTGTGCGGATTCATGCTGATGGCCGCACTGACCGGCATGATCGCCGGTCGCAACTGGGAGCGTTTTGACGCGGCTGCGGCGGAGGCGACTTCGGTTCGGAACACGATCGAACTCGGCAGGCTGCTGATGACGGACTTCGCCGTAAGCGTGGAACTTGCGGCTGTGCTGCTGATGGTCGCCATGGTCGGCGCGATTGCCATCGCGCGGAAGCGATTGCCGCGCCCGGACGAGCCTGGGGATCACGTGGTCCCCGGCCATGCGGGCCGGACGGTGGAGCCGTTCTGA
- a CDS encoding NADH-quinone oxidoreductase subunit I has protein sequence MAERLYLPQVFGGLKTTLRHLFATKVREQKVIQYPEQRRQVRRENYRGVHRLNRDEQGRVACVACFMCETACPAHCIHIQGAESPWPDREKYPIQFDIDELRCIYCGMCEEACPVDAIELTPEYHLVGSSREEMIFDKEKLLTVFDRTKDEKPRKSPAITGY, from the coding sequence ATGGCCGAGCGGTTGTATCTGCCGCAGGTCTTCGGCGGCCTGAAGACGACGCTTCGACACCTGTTCGCGACGAAGGTTCGCGAGCAGAAAGTCATCCAGTATCCTGAGCAGCGGCGTCAGGTTCGCCGGGAAAACTATCGCGGCGTGCACCGTCTGAATCGCGATGAACAAGGTCGCGTCGCGTGCGTGGCGTGTTTCATGTGCGAGACGGCGTGTCCGGCGCATTGCATCCATATTCAGGGCGCCGAAAGCCCGTGGCCCGACCGCGAGAAATACCCGATCCAGTTCGACATCGACGAACTTCGATGCATCTACTGCGGCATGTGCGAGGAAGCCTGCCCGGTTGATGCCATTGAATTGACACCAGAGTACCATCTTGTCGGCTCCAGCCGCGAGGAGATGATCTTCGACAAGGAGAAGCTGCTGACCGTCTTCGATCGAACCAAGGATGAGAAGCCGCGGAAGAGTCCGGCCATTACGGGGTATTGA
- the nuoH gene encoding NADH-quinone oxidoreductase subunit NuoH, whose protein sequence is MVDLIKDILADQFSFSLLLALAIFGVIMTAVAYCILLERKISAWVQDRYGPNRVGPLGLLQPLADGIKLFMKEDIIPLNVERGLFIIAPFIAFVVSMIGYAVIPWGGEFRWPWMPEGETLHCQVASIDVGLLYIIAVGSLGVYGVVLAGWASNNKYAFYGGMRAAAQMLSYEIPMAMMVLVAILTVRSMRLEEAVSVQAGSWWTVAYHPLAALVLFITALAEANRAPFDLAEAEQELIGGFHTEYSAMKWAMFFLGEYAHMITASAFMVALFFGGYLLPDFFPGSAWVNESTGVFAMLVRMGVYFGKIGLFICAYMLVRWTLPRFRYDQLMGLAWKSLVPMGMMLVLLQIWIVYNRLPQWYSVVGNVVILLVCGVFGAAVSRPITGRQTSLLKKERAIGS, encoded by the coding sequence ATGGTCGACTTGATTAAGGACATTCTCGCCGATCAGTTTTCTTTCAGCCTCCTGCTGGCATTGGCGATATTCGGCGTCATCATGACGGCGGTGGCGTATTGCATCCTGCTTGAGCGCAAAATCTCAGCCTGGGTGCAGGATCGGTACGGTCCGAACCGGGTCGGTCCACTTGGTCTGCTGCAACCGCTGGCCGACGGCATCAAGCTCTTCATGAAAGAGGACATTATTCCTCTTAATGTGGAACGCGGGCTTTTCATCATCGCGCCGTTCATCGCGTTTGTCGTGTCGATGATCGGCTACGCGGTGATACCCTGGGGTGGCGAATTCCGCTGGCCGTGGATGCCTGAAGGCGAGACGCTGCATTGCCAGGTGGCGAGCATCGATGTCGGTCTGCTGTATATCATCGCGGTCGGTTCACTCGGAGTGTACGGCGTGGTGCTGGCGGGCTGGGCAAGCAACAACAAGTATGCCTTCTACGGCGGCATGCGTGCGGCGGCGCAGATGCTCTCCTACGAGATTCCTATGGCGATGATGGTGCTCGTCGCGATTCTGACGGTACGTTCCATGCGCCTGGAGGAGGCCGTTTCCGTGCAGGCGGGGAGTTGGTGGACGGTTGCGTACCATCCGCTGGCCGCGCTGGTGCTGTTTATCACAGCGCTGGCGGAGGCGAATCGCGCACCGTTCGATCTGGCTGAGGCGGAGCAGGAGCTTATTGGCGGATTCCACACCGAATACAGCGCGATGAAGTGGGCGATGTTCTTTCTTGGTGAGTATGCCCACATGATCACGGCCAGCGCGTTCATGGTTGCCCTCTTTTTCGGGGGCTATCTTCTGCCGGACTTCTTCCCTGGTTCGGCATGGGTCAATGAATCGACGGGCGTGTTCGCCATGCTCGTTCGGATGGGCGTGTATTTTGGGAAGATCGGGCTGTTCATCTGCGCGTACATGCTGGTCCGCTGGACTTTGCCGAGATTCCGGTATGACCAGCTCATGGGCCTAGCGTGGAAATCGCTCGTGCCGATGGGCATGATGCTCGTGCTGCTGCAAATCTGGATTGTGTATAACCGGCTGCCGCAGTGGTATTCAGTGGTGGGAAATGTCGTGATCCTTCTGGTGTGCGGCGTTTTTGGCGCCGCGGTTTCCCGGCCCATCACTGGCCGGCAGACGAGCCTTTTGAAGAAGGAACGTGCGATCGGCTCCTGA
- a CDS encoding (2Fe-2S)-binding protein: MAKIIIDGKTVECRENVPVLQAALEAGWDVPHYCYHPGLPVVASCRLCLMEMKMPNPKTKEMDWAPKLFPSCQTPAKDGMEVRFASDKVQENQRECMEYFLLNHPLDCPVCDQAGECYLQDYSLKFGEASSRMVEAKNKNPKKDIGSKTLLYQDRCVMCTRCVRFCNEVVGTGELAVVQRGSKAEIDVFPGVPLENELQGNVVDICPVGSLLDKDFLMKQRVWFLKETPSVCAGCATGCAIRVDHNDGKVWRLKPRYNPGVNDWWMCDEGRYGWKYVHDDRRLNKLSVRRGVDVSHPEWTALSEIVRLWLTAAVNEKGAERLAVVLSPFMSCEEAWLLGTFVREIAPGALLSSGFIPVDGEDKRFPIGDGRPVRFTISAEKCPNRRGIEMVMAALGGPTCSFDEFVQNSAGGNVSAAWIVGGYPGDWVPKELASAVAKIDTLIAQDILPNAVTEAASIVIPACSWAERSGTFVNSQNMIQPFDAAINPIEGCQRDGQYLYALSGRPGIYSASAVRELMAKTLPQFANPHVPPEMPEHAH, translated from the coding sequence ATGGCCAAGATCATCATTGACGGCAAGACGGTGGAGTGCAGGGAGAACGTCCCGGTGCTACAGGCCGCGCTGGAAGCGGGCTGGGATGTTCCGCATTACTGCTACCATCCCGGATTGCCGGTCGTCGCGTCGTGTCGGCTCTGCCTGATGGAAATGAAGATGCCCAATCCGAAGACCAAGGAGATGGATTGGGCCCCGAAGCTCTTCCCAAGTTGCCAGACGCCTGCAAAGGACGGCATGGAGGTTCGGTTCGCATCCGACAAGGTTCAGGAAAACCAGCGGGAGTGCATGGAGTACTTCCTTCTGAATCACCCCCTGGACTGTCCGGTCTGCGATCAGGCCGGCGAATGCTACCTACAGGATTATTCGCTGAAATTCGGCGAGGCCAGCAGCCGAATGGTGGAGGCGAAGAACAAGAATCCCAAGAAAGACATCGGCAGCAAAACACTCCTCTATCAGGATCGCTGCGTCATGTGCACACGCTGCGTGCGATTCTGCAACGAGGTCGTCGGCACCGGCGAGCTGGCCGTTGTTCAGCGCGGCAGCAAGGCCGAGATTGATGTATTTCCCGGTGTGCCGCTTGAGAACGAGCTTCAGGGCAACGTGGTCGATATCTGCCCCGTTGGATCGCTGCTCGACAAAGACTTCCTCATGAAGCAGCGCGTCTGGTTTCTCAAGGAAACGCCGAGCGTCTGCGCCGGCTGCGCGACCGGCTGTGCCATCCGCGTGGATCATAACGACGGCAAGGTCTGGCGGCTGAAGCCTCGATACAACCCGGGCGTGAATGACTGGTGGATGTGTGACGAAGGCCGCTACGGCTGGAAATATGTTCACGATGATCGCCGGCTGAACAAACTGTCTGTCCGCCGTGGCGTTGATGTGAGTCATCCGGAATGGACCGCATTGAGTGAGATCGTGCGGCTGTGGCTAACTGCCGCGGTGAATGAAAAAGGCGCCGAGCGCCTGGCGGTCGTGCTCTCGCCGTTCATGTCGTGCGAGGAGGCGTGGCTGCTCGGGACATTTGTCCGCGAGATCGCGCCGGGTGCGCTGCTGTCGTCCGGCTTCATTCCAGTCGATGGCGAGGATAAGCGATTTCCGATTGGCGATGGCCGACCGGTGCGTTTCACGATCAGCGCGGAAAAGTGCCCGAATCGTCGTGGAATTGAGATGGTAATGGCTGCGCTCGGCGGGCCGACGTGCTCGTTTGACGAGTTCGTTCAGAATTCAGCCGGCGGCAACGTCTCAGCGGCCTGGATCGTCGGCGGGTATCCGGGCGACTGGGTGCCGAAGGAACTGGCGTCGGCCGTCGCGAAGATCGACACGTTGATCGCTCAGGATATCCTTCCCAATGCCGTGACGGAGGCAGCGAGCATCGTGATTCCCGCCTGCTCCTGGGCGGAACGATCCGGCACGTTCGTTAATTCGCAGAACATGATTCAACCGTTTGATGCGGCAATCAATCCGATCGAAGGCTGCCAGCGGGATGGCCAGTACCTGTACGCCTTGTCCGGCCGGCCCGGTATTTACAGCGCCAGTGCCGTGAGAGAATTGATGGCAAAGACCCTGCCGCAGTTTGCCAACCCGCATGTTCCACCGGAAATGCCGGAACATGCACATTGA